The genomic region TTCTGGGGTTCCGCCCGCAAGGCACAGGAGCGGCCGCCCGCTGAAGACGCTATCACAGCGCCTGAAGGGGAAAGAAGGCCGGTTCAGGGGCTCATTATCGGGCAAGCGCGTCAACTTTAGCGCCAGGACCGTGATATCCCCTGACCCGAACCTGAGCATAAACGAAGTCGGCGTCCCCTTGAGTATAGCTAAAGAGATGACGGTGCCCATGACAGTGACTCCGTTCAACATCGAGGTGGCCAGGGAATACGTGAGGCGCGGGTCCGAGAACCACCCGGGCGCAAACTACGTCAAGAGGCCGGACGGCCGCAGGCTCAAGGTCACGGATAAGAATTGCGCGGAGCTGGCGGAAGCCCTGGACGTGGGGTGGAAGGTCGACCGGCAGCTCAAGGATGGGGACATCGTGCTGTTTAACCGGCAGCCATCCCTTCACAGGATGAGCATCATGGGCCACTTCGTGAAGGTGATGCCCCACAAGACGTTCAGGCTGAACCCGGCCGTGTGCGCCCCGTATAACGCCGACTTCGACGGCGACGAGATGAACCTGCACGTGCCCCAGAACATGGAGGCGATGGCGGAGGCGCGCATCCTCATGCTCGTGCAGCAAAACATCCTTTCCCCGAGGTTTGGCGGGCCTATAATCGGCGGCCTCCACGACCACATATCGGGCATCTACCTGCTGACCAAGGGCAACCAGATGTTCAACGAGGCCGAGGCTCTGGACCTGCTGAGGAAGACCGGAGTAAGGGAGCTGCCCGAGCCGGCGAAGGTTGAGGGGGGCGTGCAGTACTGGACTGGCAAGCAGATTTTCAGCACCATCCTGCCCAGGACCCTGAACCTGACGTATAAGGCTAAGATATGCGAGAACTGCGAGGTCTGCAAAAAGGAGGAATGCGATAAGGACGCCTACGTAACGATAAGGGATGGAGTCCTGAAGACCGGCGTGATCGACGAGAAGGCGATAGGCGCGTTCAGCGGCAAGATAGTGGACAGGATAGTGAAGACGTACGACGAGGACACGGCGGCGAAGTTCATCGACGACGTGACCAGGCTGGCCATCAGGGCCATCATGAAGTTCGGCTTCTCCTATGGCATTAGCGATACGGATATACCGAGAGAGGCGAAGGTGCAGACGACCGACGTCATCCTGGAGTCGGAAAAGCAGGTGAAGAAGCTGATAGAGGCCTACGAGGCGGGCGAGCTGGAGCCTCTGCCGGGCAGGACCCTGAAGGAGACGCTGGAGCTGCGCATCATGCAGGAGCTGGCAAAGGCCAGGGACGCAGCGGGCTCAATCGCAGGGAAACACCTGGCCAGCGAGGGCGACAACTCCGCGGTCATAATGGCCCGCTCGGGCGCGAGGGGCAGCTTCTTGAATCTGACGCAGATGACCGGCTGCGTCGGGCAGCAATCCGTGAGAGGCGAACGCATCATGAGAGGATACAGCGACAGGACGCTCCCGCACTTCCTGCCGGGCGACCTGGGAGCCGACGCGAGAGGCTTCGTCGAGTCCTCGTACAAGAAGGGCCTCAACCCGACGGAGTTCTTCTTCCACGCCATGGGAGGCAGGGAAGGCCTGGTCGATACCGCGGTAAGGACGTCCCAGTCGGGATACCTGCAGCGCAGGCTGGTCAACGCCTTACAGGACCTGGAGGTCAAGTATGACGGCACCGTCCGTGAGACGCGGGGCGTCATCGTGCAGTTCGAGTACGGCGAGGATGGCGTGGACCCAATGAAGAGCGACTATGGCGAAGGGGTAAACGTCCGCCAAATAGTCGAAAACGTGATAAACGGGGGTGGCTCGAAGTGAGCATCTCTGAATCCACAATAGAGGCTGAGCTCAACAAGATCGATGACCTGCCCTATAAAATAGTACAGGAAATAAAAGAAAGCCTTAAGGGCGTGAAGCTCACCAAGAAGCAGTTAGAGGAGATCATCGAGAAAACGCGGGAGGCCTACAAGCGCGCAAGGGTGGAGAACTGCGAGGCGGTGGGCATGGTGGCGGCACAGAGCATAGGCGAGCCTGGCACGCAGATGACGATGCGTACCTTCCACTATGCGGGCGTGGCCGAGATAGACGTCACGCTGGGCCTGCCCCGCCTTATCGAGATCGTGGACGCAAGGCGGGAGCCATCGACGCCAATGATGACTATCCATCTGCTGCCGGAGATAGCCGGAAACAGGGATGCCGTCAAAAAGCTCGGCTGGGACCTGGAGGAGACCAACGTCAGCGACATCGCCTCCATCTCCACGAATCTCGCAGACATGACCATTATCATCGACGTCAACGAAAAGCAGCTGCTCCAGAGGGGCATGACAATGGAGGAGGTCGCCGATAAGATCGGCGAGGTTACGGGGCTGAAGCTCGACGTGAACGAGAATCGTATCACGGTTCACCCTGAGGAGCCATCATACCGTGACCTGCTCCAGATGGTAGAAACGATACGAACGATACTTTTAAAAGGCATAAAAGGTATTAGTCGTGTCGTCATCCGCAAAGAAGAGAACGAGTACGTTATATATACTCAGGGCTCTGCGCTGAAGAAGGTAATCCACTTTGAAGGAGTGGATGCCGCGAGGACTAAGACAAATAACATAAACGAGATAGCCGAGGTCCTTGGAATCGAGGCGGCCAGGAACGCGATAATCAACGAGGCGCTGGACACGCTGTCCGAACAGGGCCTTACCGTTGACATAAGGCATATCATGCTCGTGGCAGACATGATGACCATCGACGGCGAGGTCAAGCAGATAGGCAGGCACGGCATATCCGGCGAGAAGGCAAGCGTGCTATCCAGGGCGGCCTTCGAGGTCACGGTTAACCACCTTCTGGACGCGGCAGTCGCGGGTGAGGTCGATGAGCTGACCGGGGTGACGGAAAACGTCATAGTAGGCCAGCCGATACAGCTCGGCACGGGGGACGTAGAGCTCGTCACCGTCTCGAGCTTCAAGAAAACGAAAACCAAAGCGTAAATGTAAAGAGTGATTGGAATGCAGATAGACCTGGACAAGTCACTGAGAAGCGTTATGAGGACCGGCAAGGTCCTGGTCGGGACCAGGCAGGCCATCAAAGCAAGCAAACGCGGAGTAGCGAAACTTGTCATAGTGGCCTCCAACTGTCCCGGTGAAGTGAAGAAGCAGATAAAGGAGAGCAATGTGCCTGTTTACGAGTTCCCGGGCATGAGCGTGGACCTGGGGCCGATGTGCGGCAAGCCGTTCATCGTCTCGGCGCTGACCATACTGGACGCCGGCGAGTCGGATATCATGGCGTTGGCCAGAGGTGTACAGAGTGCCTGAAGTCTCGTTTACCACGGAGACGATGAGCTACATCGCCCTATTCGAGTCGCTGACCGGGGCGCACGCTAAGGACTGCCTCGTCCTTGAGGGGGAGGACAGCCGCATCGTGTTCGTCGTCAAAAGCGGAGACATGGGCTTAGCCATCGGTAAAAATGGTAACAACATAAACAGGGTGAAGAAACAGATTGGAAGGCATATCGAAGTCATAGAATACTCTGAAGACCCGAAGGAGTTCATCAAGAACCTGTTCCAGCCGGCCACGGTAAAGAATATAGTGCTTTCGACAAAGGGCGAAAGGACGGTTGCCATTGTGGACGTAGCCACTAAGGATAAGGGGCTGGCAATCGGCAAGAACGGCAGGAACATCAACAAGGTCAAGTTACTCGCACAGAGGCATCATAAGGTAGACGATGTAGTCATAAACCAGAAGTGAGGACGTGAGTAGATGGGATACGGAAAATTTGCAGCTCGTAAGCTCGCTCATGATAGAAAAAACTACAGGTGGAGCGATAGGGATTACGCCAGGCGCGTTTTAAGGCTAGATGAAAAGGCTGACCCGCTAGAGGGAGCGCCTCAGGCGAAGGGAATCGTACTGGAGAAGGTCGGGGTAGAGGCCAAGCAGCCGAACTCGGCGATCAGGAAGTGCATAAGGATACAGCTAATTAAGAATGGCAGGCAGGTCACTGCGTTCTGCCCCGGCGACGGCGCCATCAACTTCATCGATGAGCACGACGAGGTCACCATCGAGGGCATCGGTGGGCGGATGGGAGGCTCATATGGCGACATCCCCGGAGTGAGGTTCAGGGTGTGCAAGGTGAACGACGTCTCGCTCGAGGAGCTCGTCAAGGGCAAGAGAGAGAAGCCATTAAGGTAAGGTGGAAGTTTGTCAGAGTTATTACTATTCGGCAAGTGGGATACGACCCAGGTCAACATCAAGGACCCCAGCATTAAGAGGTACATCAACCTCTCGCCCGTGCTCGTGCCGCACACCGGCGGCAGGCTGGGCAAAAAGCAGTTCGGCAAGGCCGATATGCCCATAGTTGAGCGCTTAATAAATAAGATGATGAGGAACGAGTTCAACACGGGCGAGAAGATAAAGTGCTATAACATAGTTAAGGACGCCTTTGAGATAATAAGCCAGAGGACGAAGCAGAACCCTGTGCAGGTGCTCGTGGACGCCATCGAGAACGCCGGCCCCCGTGAGGACACGGTGAGGCTCAAGTACGGCGGCATCAACGTCCCCAAGGCCGTGGACGTGTCGCCGATGAGGCGCGTAGACCAGGCGCTCATGTTCATCGCCCAGGGGGCGGAGAAGGCGGCATTCAAGTCCAAAAAGTCTATAGAAGAAGCGCTGGCTGAAGAGCTGATAGCCGCCTCGAAGGGAGACGTTAAGAGCGCTTCGGTTGCCAAGAGAGACGAAAAGGAGAGGGTAGCGAAGGCAGCCCGCTAAAACACGAGAGGTTCACGCTTATGGCGACTAGAGGAAAAAAGATGGTTGAGCGGGTCAAGGAGCTAATGGATAAGCCCGAGAAGATCCGCAACATAGGCATTTGTGCCCACATAGACCACGGCAAGACTACCCTGTCTGATAACTTGCTGGCCGGCTCCGGAATGATTTCCATGGAGCTGGCGGGTAAGCAGCTCTTCATGGACTTCGACGAGGAAGAGCAGGCCAGGGGCATCACGATCAACGCGGCCAACGTGTCGATGGTCCACGAGGTCGGCGACGAGGAGTACCTCATTAACTTAATAGATACGCCCGGCCACGTCGACTTCGGCGGCGACGTCACGAGGGCGATGAGGGCCGTAGACGGCGCAGTTGTGGTCGTGGACGCCGTGGAGGGCACCATGCCCCAGACCGAGACCGTGCTCAGGCAGGCCTTAAGGGAGAACGTCAAGCCCATACTGTTCATAAACAAGGTGGACAGGCTCATCAACGAGCTAAAGATAGACAAGAAGGACATGCCCATGAGGCTCGGCAAGGTCATAGACCACGTAAACAAGCTGATAAAGAGCATGGCCCCCGAGCACTATGAGAAGGACGGGTGGAGGCTGGACGCGTCCAAGGGGACGGTCTGCTTCGGGTCCGCCCTATATAAGTGGGCTATATCAGTTCCATCGGCAAAGAGGACGGGCATAGGCTTCAACGAGGTCTACGAGTACTGTAAGGCCAACAACATGAAAGAGCTGGCACAGAAGTCGCCGCTCCACGCCGTGCTGCTCGACGCCGTCGTACACCACCTGCCCAACCCAATCGAGGCGCAGAAGGTGCGCATACCCGTCATCTGGAGAGGCGATAAGGAGTCCAAGGTGGGCAGGGACCTCCTCACGGCTAACCCGAGCGATGAGGTCGTATTCATGGTCACGAAGATATTGACAGACCCTCACGCGGGCGAAGTGGCAGTGGGCAGGCTATTCGCCGGCACCCTGGAAAGGGGCCAGGAGCTATACATCTCGGGCACCGCTGCGACGAACCGCGTACAGTCTGTTGCCATCTCCATGGGCGCTGACCGCGTAGAGGTGGAGAGGATACCCGCCGGAAACATAGCGGCGGTCACGGGCCTTAAGGATGCCATCGTGGGCTCAACCGCTTCTACGGTCAGGGATATGACCCCGTTCGAGGCCATCAAGCACGTATCCGAGCCAGTCATGACCGTGGCGGTCGAGGCCAAGAACATGAAGGACCTCCCGAAGCTCGTAGAAGCCTTGAGGCAGGTGGCCAAGGAGGACCCGACGGTCAAGGTCGAGATCAACGAGGAGACCGGAGAGCACCTCATATCTGGCATGGGCGAGCTTCACCTCGAGATAGTCACCAAGACAAGGATTACGAGGGATAGGGGTATAGAGGTCGTCACCTCCGAGCCCATCGTGGTCTACAGGGAGACCGTCTCGGGCAAGGCAGGCCCGATAGAAGGCAAGTCCCCGAATAAGCATAACAGGTTCTACGTGCACGTAGAGCCCCTTGAGCAGCCGGTATTCGAGGCGATAAAGAACGGCGACTTCTCAATGAACATGATGGAGCTTGACAGGCGTAAGCTGCTAGAGAGCCTGGGCATGGATAAGGAGGAGGCCAAGGGCATCACCCACGTATACGGCACCAACGTGCTCATCGACATGACCAAGGGCATCCAGTACCTCAAGGAGACGATGGAGCTCATCATCGAGGGCATGGAAGAGGCCCTGAAGAACGGCCCGCTGGCCAGGGAGCCCGCTCAGGGGATAAAGATAAAGCTTGTCGATGTAAAGCTGCACGAGGATGCCGTCCACAGAGGCCCTGCGCAGGTCATACCTGCGGTCAGGAGCGCCATACAGGGTGGCATACTCATGGCCGGCCCGACGCT from Methanocella conradii HZ254 harbors:
- a CDS encoding DNA-directed RNA polymerase subunit A': MTAPKRIRKIKFGLLSPAEIRKMSVTKIITADTYDDDGYPIDMGLMDPRLGVIDPGLRCRTCGGRPGECPGHFGHIELAAPVIHVGFARLLRKILMTTCRRCGRLMLDEKAKAEYLRQIKTSMRLGQPIDDIVKNVFKDAKAATCPYCGEEQKEIKFEKPTGYIEDGHKLMPTDVRDRLEMIPDEDIEVFGMDPKNARPEWMVLTVLPVPPVTVRPSITLESGQRSEDDLTHKLVDIIRINQRFQENRDAGAPQLIIEDLWELLQYHVTTYIDNAVSGVPPARHRSGRPLKTLSQRLKGKEGRFRGSLSGKRVNFSARTVISPDPNLSINEVGVPLSIAKEMTVPMTVTPFNIEVAREYVRRGSENHPGANYVKRPDGRRLKVTDKNCAELAEALDVGWKVDRQLKDGDIVLFNRQPSLHRMSIMGHFVKVMPHKTFRLNPAVCAPYNADFDGDEMNLHVPQNMEAMAEARILMLVQQNILSPRFGGPIIGGLHDHISGIYLLTKGNQMFNEAEALDLLRKTGVRELPEPAKVEGGVQYWTGKQIFSTILPRTLNLTYKAKICENCEVCKKEECDKDAYVTIRDGVLKTGVIDEKAIGAFSGKIVDRIVKTYDEDTAAKFIDDVTRLAIRAIMKFGFSYGISDTDIPREAKVQTTDVILESEKQVKKLIEAYEAGELEPLPGRTLKETLELRIMQELAKARDAAGSIAGKHLASEGDNSAVIMARSGARGSFLNLTQMTGCVGQQSVRGERIMRGYSDRTLPHFLPGDLGADARGFVESSYKKGLNPTEFFFHAMGGREGLVDTAVRTSQSGYLQRRLVNALQDLEVKYDGTVRETRGVIVQFEYGEDGVDPMKSDYGEGVNVRQIVENVINGGGSK
- the rpoA2 gene encoding DNA-directed RNA polymerase subunit A'', which encodes MSISESTIEAELNKIDDLPYKIVQEIKESLKGVKLTKKQLEEIIEKTREAYKRARVENCEAVGMVAAQSIGEPGTQMTMRTFHYAGVAEIDVTLGLPRLIEIVDARREPSTPMMTIHLLPEIAGNRDAVKKLGWDLEETNVSDIASISTNLADMTIIIDVNEKQLLQRGMTMEEVADKIGEVTGLKLDVNENRITVHPEEPSYRDLLQMVETIRTILLKGIKGISRVVIRKEENEYVIYTQGSALKKVIHFEGVDAARTKTNNINEIAEVLGIEAARNAIINEALDTLSEQGLTVDIRHIMLVADMMTIDGEVKQIGRHGISGEKASVLSRAAFEVTVNHLLDAAVAGEVDELTGVTENVIVGQPIQLGTGDVELVTVSSFKKTKTKA
- a CDS encoding 50S ribosomal protein L30e, producing the protein MQIDLDKSLRSVMRTGKVLVGTRQAIKASKRGVAKLVIVASNCPGEVKKQIKESNVPVYEFPGMSVDLGPMCGKPFIVSALTILDAGESDIMALARGVQSA
- a CDS encoding NusA-like transcription termination signal-binding factor; this encodes MPEVSFTTETMSYIALFESLTGAHAKDCLVLEGEDSRIVFVVKSGDMGLAIGKNGNNINRVKKQIGRHIEVIEYSEDPKEFIKNLFQPATVKNIVLSTKGERTVAIVDVATKDKGLAIGKNGRNINKVKLLAQRHHKVDDVVINQK
- a CDS encoding 30S ribosomal protein S12; the protein is MGYGKFAARKLAHDRKNYRWSDRDYARRVLRLDEKADPLEGAPQAKGIVLEKVGVEAKQPNSAIRKCIRIQLIKNGRQVTAFCPGDGAINFIDEHDEVTIEGIGGRMGGSYGDIPGVRFRVCKVNDVSLEELVKGKREKPLR
- a CDS encoding 30S ribosomal protein S7 produces the protein MSELLLFGKWDTTQVNIKDPSIKRYINLSPVLVPHTGGRLGKKQFGKADMPIVERLINKMMRNEFNTGEKIKCYNIVKDAFEIISQRTKQNPVQVLVDAIENAGPREDTVRLKYGGINVPKAVDVSPMRRVDQALMFIAQGAEKAAFKSKKSIEEALAEELIAASKGDVKSASVAKRDEKERVAKAAR
- a CDS encoding elongation factor EF-2, which encodes MATRGKKMVERVKELMDKPEKIRNIGICAHIDHGKTTLSDNLLAGSGMISMELAGKQLFMDFDEEEQARGITINAANVSMVHEVGDEEYLINLIDTPGHVDFGGDVTRAMRAVDGAVVVVDAVEGTMPQTETVLRQALRENVKPILFINKVDRLINELKIDKKDMPMRLGKVIDHVNKLIKSMAPEHYEKDGWRLDASKGTVCFGSALYKWAISVPSAKRTGIGFNEVYEYCKANNMKELAQKSPLHAVLLDAVVHHLPNPIEAQKVRIPVIWRGDKESKVGRDLLTANPSDEVVFMVTKILTDPHAGEVAVGRLFAGTLERGQELYISGTAATNRVQSVAISMGADRVEVERIPAGNIAAVTGLKDAIVGSTASTVRDMTPFEAIKHVSEPVMTVAVEAKNMKDLPKLVEALRQVAKEDPTVKVEINEETGEHLISGMGELHLEIVTKTRITRDRGIEVVTSEPIVVYRETVSGKAGPIEGKSPNKHNRFYVHVEPLEQPVFEAIKNGDFSMNMMELDRRKLLESLGMDKEEAKGITHVYGTNVLIDMTKGIQYLKETMELIIEGMEEALKNGPLAREPAQGIKIKLVDVKLHEDAVHRGPAQVIPAVRSAIQGGILMAGPTLLEPVQKVFISVPQTQMGAAVREIQGRRGIINDIKSEGDMSIIEGQAPVAELFGFASDIRGATEGRALWNTEFLGFFPVPASMQNDIVISIRKRKGLKAEIPKPSDFLE